The proteins below come from a single Candidozyma auris chromosome 3, complete sequence genomic window:
- the TSC11 gene encoding TORC2 complex subunit TSC11: protein MHPEDSASRRTPRMSMSPDPLEHASFSSHSSRIRSYTLDSLNISSIENSKGHHQRLEDSRQNNVPEQNVEAASWVFTDILQSLSVREKDDVYSVITKCNQLVRLLQETPALKHDMAIDVVVNRIQFMFYHPAPQLRCAAYRVLRYSVASSDSILFMVQSKILISIIVSFSVPCPLLEKQEALKLVREFLNVPDGAIFISVGVIKALVALIEHESDDSGNSGANPSNPQDDQYIIPSSFTKLCTETICEIAVLKPHIVFHGGGFRLMISLITNGPADVAAPCLAVLMTILDKPEARLFLRNGLDLTSLTSVYSLINDDDDDESKQSSSRKYHNRVLKVTFLITVFLKCWTGIICFSHNNFEAIRIIVSKLGGKSNKLRSIILDLLLDVLRIEAIPWLEESSIFDLFTSLHVFLSPEDHSIDSIHQKYLELPPNSFEKTVVSHYQGLTLKILLSCDVVPLIFGIIDNCKVEAITSKAIHLLTNIFKLSMDLLPKKFFQSHISDAYKRSLSLSSIYQIEAAARLQSKTNSDARQRSEVKSQVKDLIVEGRVSMDDAALKTLVNRTKLLTSKDFEDWDWTQISHLCQGPLRDQKRFQDIQDKYPKVLKYLMSFFRPFKYRFSRMPLRPSDTSKLRNPKRIILVGCQLLEALVNHDSGFRFLLASKLMTQIREAFAQVSPRSGISAKDPILSKRQLETTLSIGYVNFVGVLSSHTRGLVLLEEWKFFQLIDGIIEGNVNDTSNSHLLFNLLNNLDFVINSPLRDLLVKVLRVSSAETKLFTIENVLSKLLKVEECQEFVIGNLSNLLDDDNSPVVKLAISYLHEFFVLQGNFARINILIDMRPSTLILSKYPLGKELLMTFCKTTKGFRLLNESKLVQRYFTGSVRSSLTFEYLDRIEGTIKKYLYPYSTILQRVRGVPSDDCHHFFHYLLSTEDGFIFFTSQRAILDDIINKTFSIVQKLRLLDENVKEQLEPEFLYAKAKTTAMESVSSKAESIESDDTTDESNLNESPTRFIARGDVPIIQPKESVIGVSHLPIKSPEEEEEYMLKRLKQNLWILGEIASSKYGIQILDPLYNPSMRTEHVIELMVQLFKGAKDWQIRGIAFHQLGKLASTNEGIEMLDDIGWVSVDNLNPLDPLLLAYPESMQGADVFDLEVLNPYRDATYISLFGNHSDELWANQQLDLDADDGLGLQTNQKLDDKALSLINHLSSVLGKIERKATKELLHIKASNGEIFENPNLFLKTIRLVDKGKFKYKTRSFIFGLFDIVKIMEALVKRSRRNTNAKR, encoded by the coding sequence ATGCATCCAGAGGACCTGGCATCGAGGCGAACACCTCGCATGTCTATGTCACCGGATCCCTTGGAGCATGCAAGCTTCTCCTCGCACAGCTCGAGGATACGCTCATATACCCTCGACAGTCTAAATATCAGCTCCATCGAGAACTCCAAAGGTCACCACCAAAGACTCGAAGATTCGCGTCAAAATAATGTCCCCGAGCAGAATGTCGAGGCTGCTTCTTGGGTATTCACCGATATTCTCCAGAGCTTGTCTgtgagagaaaaagacgACGTGTATCTGGTTATCACCAAGTGCAACCAGCTAGTGAGACTACTTCAGGAAACACCGGCATTGAAGCACGATATGGCCATCGACGTAGTTGTGAACCGTATCCAATTCATGTTTTACCATCCTGCCCCACAGCTACGATGTGCAGCGTATAGAGTTCTACGTTATTCAGTGGCTTCGCTGGACTCTATTTTGTTCATGGTGCAACTGAAGATTCTCATATCGATAATTGTGTCCTTTTCCGTTCCATGCCCTCTCCTCGAAAAGCAAGAGGCCCTCAAATTGGTCCGTGAGTTCTTGAATGTCCCAGATGGTGCAATTTTTATATCAGTTGGTGTGATTAAAGCTTTGGTGGCTCTCATAGAGCACGAAAGCGACGATAGTGGGAACTCAGGCGCAAACCCCTCAAATCCTCAGGATGACCAATATATCattccttcttcattcaCGAAATTATGCACAGAGACGATCTGCGAAATTGCTGTGCTCAAACCACACATTGTGTTTCACGGAGGAGGCTTTCGGTTGATGATAAGTCTCATCACCAATGGACCGGCTGATGTGGCTGCGCCATGTCTTGCCGTGCTCATGACAATATTAGACAAACCCGAGGCAAGACTCTTTCTACGAAATGGCCTCGATTTGACGTCTCTCACTTCCGTCTACTCACTCATaaatgacgatgatgacgatgaaagCAAGCAATCCAGCAGCCGAAAATATCATAATAGGGTCTTAAAGGTCACATTCCTCATCACTGTGTTCCTCAAGTGTTGGACGGGCATTATTTGCTTTTCTCACAATAACTTTGAGGCCATTCGTATTATAGTCTCAAAGCTCGGTGGAAAGAGCAATAAGCTAAGGAGCATCATCCTTGATCTACTCCTTGATGTGCTCCGCATCGAAGCTATCCCCTGGCTTGAGGAGTCTTCGATATTCGATCTATTCACCAGCCTTCATGTCTTTTTGAGCCCTGAGGATCATCTGATCGACAGCATACACCAAAAATACCTAGAACTTCCTCCTAACAGTTTTGAGAAGACAGTTGTCTCTCATTATCAAGGCCTCACTTTAAAGATCTTGCTTTCATGTGATGTTGTGCCATTGATTTTTGGTATCATTGACAACTGTAAAGTCGAAGCAATCACCTCAAAAGCCATTCATCTCCTCACTAATATCTTCAAACTCTCTATGGATTTACTCCCGAAGAAATTCTTTCAGTCACATATTTCCGATGCTTACAAAAGGTCACTTTCGCTATCATCCATTTACCAAATCGAGGCGGCTGCAAGGCTACAAAGCAAAACCAATCTGGACGCTCGACAAAGAAGCGAGGTGAAGTCGCAAGTCAAGGACTTGATTGTTGAAGGCAGAGTCAGCATGGATGATGCCGCTCTCAAAACGCTTGTAAATCGCACGAAGTTGCTTACTCTGAAAGACTTTGAGGATTGGGACTGGACACAAATTTCACATCTTTGTCAAGGACCTCTTCGAGACCAGAAAAGATTTCAAGATATTCAGGATAAATATCCTAAGGTTTTGAAGTATCTCATGTCATTTTTTCGGCCCTTCAAGTATCGGTTTAGTCGGATGCCTCTTCGACCTAGTGATACTTCGAAGCTTCGAAATCCAAAGCGCATCATTCTAGTTGGTTGTCAGCTACTTGAGGCCTTGGTCAACCATGATTCTGGTTTCCGATTTTTACTCGCAAGTAAGCTCATGACGCAAATAAGAGAGGCATTTGCGCAAGTTAGTCCTCGCAGCGGTATCTCTGCCAAGGATCCTATTTTATCAAAACGCCAACTTGAAACAACATTAAGTATAGGTTATGTCAATTTCGTCGGGGTTCTTTCATCGCATACCAGAGGTTTGGTCCTCTTAGAAGAATGGAAATTCTTTCAACTCATCGATGGTATCATTGAGGGAAATGTCAATGACACTTCAAATTctcaccttcttttcaacCTATTGAACAACCTTGACTTCGTCATAAATAGTCCCTTGAGAGATCTACTCGTAAAGGTTTTGAGAGTTTCGCTGGCAGAAACAAAGCTCTTTACCATAGAAAATGTTCTTTCCAAGTTATTGAAAGTTGAAGAGTGTCAAGAGTTTGTGATTGGAAACCTTTCCAAcctccttgatgatgacaacTCACCTGTTGTTAAGCTCGCAATAAGTTACCTACATGAATTTTTCGTGTTGCAAGGGAACTTTGCAAGAATCAATATTCTTATTGATATGCGACCCTCTACCTTGATATTGTCGAAATATCCGCTTGGCAAGGAACTCTTAATgacattttgcaagacAACAAAAGGATTTCGCTTGCTCAACGAGAGTAAACTCGTTCAACGTTATTTTACAGGAAGTGTTCGAAGCTCATTGACTTTTGAATATTTAGATCGTATCGAGGGCACGATAAAAAAATACCTATATCCATACCTGACTATTTTACAGCGTGTGCGTGGTGTCCCCAGCGATGACTGTCATCATTTTTTCCACTACTTGCTTTCCACTGAGGACGGATTCATATTCTTTACGTCGCAGAGAGCAATCTTGGATGACATCATTAATAAGACATTTTCAATTGTGCAAAAACTTCGCTTGCTTGATGAAAATGTAAAGGAACAATTGGAGCCCGAATTTTTGTATGCGAAAGCAAAGACCACTGCCATGGAGTCTGTCAGCAGCAAAGCGGAAAGCATCGAGAGTGACGATACTACTGATGAACTGAATCTTAATGAATCTCCCACTCGATTTATTGCAAGAGGCGACGTACCTATCATACAACCAAAAGAACTGGTGATTGGAGTGTCTCACTTACCTATTAAATCTCccgaggaggaagaggagtATATGCTCAAGCGACTCAAACAGAACCTATGGATTTTAGGTGAAATTGCCTCCTCTAAATACGGAATCCAAATCCTTGATCCCCTATACAATCCTAGTATGAGAACAGAACATGTTATTGAGTTGATGGTCCAGCTATTCAAAGGTGCAAAGGACTGGCAAATACGCGGCATAGCTTTCCATCAGTTGGGAAAGCTAGCTTCCACAAATGAGGGCATAGAAATGCTAGATGATATTGGTTGGGTTTCTGTTGATAATCTCAACCCATTGGATCCGCTTCTCCTAGCATACCCTGAATCAATGCAGGGTGCAGATGTGTTCGATCTTGAGGTGCTTAATCCTTATAGAGATGCAACATACATATCTCTATTCGGAAACCACAGTGACGAATTATGGGCCAATCAGCAGCTAGATCTCGATGCAGATGATGGACTTGGCTTGCAGACGAACCAAAAGTTAGACGACAAAGCCTTGAGTTTAATTAACCACCTAAGTTCGGTGTTGGGTAAAATTGAGCGCAAAGCCACCAAAGAGTTGTTGCACATCAAGGCTAGCAATGgtgagatttttgaaaatcctaatctttttttgaaaaccaTTCGACTTGTGGATAAGGGGAAATTCAAGTACAAGACACGCAGCTTCATTTTTGGCCTTTTTGATATCGTCAAGATAATGGAGGCATTGGTAAAACGAAGCAGGAGAAACACAAACGCCAAAAGATAA
- the TRK1 gene encoding Trk1p — protein sequence MSSPSSYREPSRLRKLLQDKHGKSLGHKLRDSIQEVASALHPYVKVVIPNFRAAHYVYIFFMTFLGSIIVYPIANFKYIDILFLMSGAATQAGLNTINLNELRLSQQIFVYIFTTLSTPIFIHSSLLCIRLFWFERQFDNIKESSKLDHKMRKSATLAARTATKDSTKFNTATNQELGLQNPESPAKEVSSSSSPQSSNLEKQADLGPPRSENISPADQGDGQGIRFDNLPHPAKKRKEVDPSDMYKSIAMLQNKHERKSSFADDDVLVIKSPKEIERDQSTPIFTRKHSITFSPGGKKWKLGPSKKRKKWEKLKRTISNSSARGRRLKTPPKTNDDTVSIDSETLDRTKEQKNIAKLVESVKQGEVGEDLKDNDLDSEIDDAHNKLSEDLEGDDSFDDDEDDEDEDGEDEDEDDEDEDDEDEDEDDEGEHHPDDFDDDDDVLTDNSQAIVDTDDEDIDHDDMVDPKSTSVQASGIDRGDAVAAPQDRVTKFSEPEKVPRTRKARRRTAIRRWRTPLLRAASSGTLRGSKSHSNTNDNDSDEESLVGTDEEHGLTRQMSTNYLSWTPTVGRNSTFVHLTEEQKNELGGVEYRAVKLLLKILAAYYIGFHVMAFCMLVGYIKVDHAKAEEMRAFGFSPVWWGFFTAQSTFNDLGLTITPNSMSSFNESPFVLIVCSFFIVIGNTGFPILLRFIIWALFKVARPMTLFKESLGFLLDHPRRCFTLLFPSIPTWWLFVILVLLNAVDLILFVILDLGSEFLKSTPKGLRVLDGLFQAFSTRTAGFSCIDLSQVHPAVQVSYMIMMYISVLPLAISIRRTNVYEEQSLGIYVKAKEEADDPEATPRNFIGTHLRNQLSFDLWFIFLGLFIICIAEGGKLQSNDLRFSVFAILFEVISAYGTVGLSLGYPNVNQSLTYKFTTLSKLVIIGMMIRGRHRGLPYSLDRAIMLPDKHMRRRDQVQEHHAIQRATTLESVPTRDTIREEGVSGAVRGLTRVITRTAASYRRNSLWPAPTRLETEENELQGNSRERGA from the coding sequence ATGTCATCACCCTCTAGTTATCGAGAACCATCCCGACTCCGAAAACTCCTACAAGATAAGCATGGAAAATCTTTGGGGCACAAGCTTCGTGACCTGATACAAGAGGTCGCTCTGGCGCTTCACCCATACGTGAAAGTGGTGATTCCGAATTTCAGAGCCGCCCACTATGTCtacattttcttcatgacTTTCTTGGGATCGATTATCGTATACCCTATCGCCAATTTCAAATACATCgatattcttttcttgatgtcgGGAGCAGCCACTCAAGCTGGCCTTAACACCATAAACTTGAACGAACTACGGCTACTGCAGCAGATATTCGTCTACATTTTCACCACATTGAGCACCCCCATTTTCATTCACAGCTCGTTGCTTTGCATCCGATTGTTCTGGTTTGAACGACAATTCGACAATATCAAGGAGTCCTCGAAGTTGGACCACAAGATGAGAAAAAGCGCCACTTTAGCTGCTAGAACAGCTACGAAAGACTCCACCAAGTTCAACACAGCCACAAATCAAGAATTGGGCCTACAGAATCCTGAGCTGCCTGCAAAAGAAGTCTCCTCGAGCTCATCCCCACAGTCATCAAATCTAGAAAAGCAAGCAGATTTAGGTCCGCCACGTTCCGAGAATATAAGCCCTGCCGACCAGGGGGACGGCCAAGGTATTCGTTTTGACAATCTTCCTCATCCggcgaagaaaaggaaagaagtTGATCCTTCTGATATGTAcaagtcaattgcaatgtTGCAGAACAAGCATGAGAGAAAATCCAGTTTCGCAGATGACGACGTTCTCGTTATCAAGTCTCCGAAGGAAATTGAGAGAGATCAAAGTACACCGATTTTCACTCGCAAGCACCTGATTACTTTCTCTCCTGGTGGCAAGAAGTGGAAACTTGGCCcactgaagaaaagaaagaagtgggagaagctcaaaagaaCTATCTCAAATAGTTCTgctcgaggaagaagactcAAGACGCCACCAAAAACCAACGATGACACGGTGTCTATCGATAGCGAAACCTTGGACAGAACcaaggagcagaagaaTATCGCAAAGCTCGTAGAATCGGTCAAGCAAGGCGAAGTTGGCgaggacttgaaggacAATGATCTTGATTCGGAGATCGACGACGCACATAATAAGTTAAGTGAGGatcttgaaggtgatgattcttttgacgatgatgaagatgatgaagatgaagatggtgaggatgaagatgaagatgatgaggatgaagatgatgaagatgaagatgaggatgatgaaggtgagcATCATCCcgatgattttgatgatgacgatgatgtTCTAACCGATAATAGTCAAGCGATCGTGGACACCGATGATGAGGACATCGACCATGACGATATGGTAGACCCGAAGAGTACCTCAGTGCAAGCGTCTGGTATTGATCGCGGAGACGCCGTTGCTGCCCCACAGGATAGAGTCACCAAATTTTCCGAACCGGAGAAAGTACCGAGAACGAGAAAAGCGCGCCGAAGAACAGCAATTCGAAGATGGAGGACACCACTTCTAAGAGCAGCTAGCTCTGGCACGTTGAGAGGCAGCAAATCTCACAGCAACACTAATGATAACGATTCTGACGAGGAGCTGCTTGTGGGAACCGATGAGGAGCATGGTTTGACCAGGCAAATGAGCACTAATTATCTTTCATGGACACCCACTGTTGGTAGAAACTCAACATTCGTTCATCTCacagaagaacaaaaaaatgagcTCGGTGGTGTGGAGTACAGGGCTGTCAAGCTATTACTTAAGATTTTAGCAGCTTACTACATTGGCTTTCATGTCATGGCGTTTTGCATGCTTGTTGGCTACATCAAAGTGGATCATGCGAAAGCAGAGGAGATGAGAGCTTTTGGGTTTTCCCCCGTATGGTGGGGATTTTTCACTGCTCAATCGACATTTAATGACTTAGGCCTCACAATAACGCCAAACTCGATGTCGAGTTTCAATGAGTCCCCCTTCGTGTTGATCGTATGTTCCTTTTTCATCGTTATCGGAAATACCGGCTTcccaattcttcttcgattcATTATTTGGGCTTTGTTCAAGGTGGCAAGGCCTATGACATTATTCAAAGAATCGCTTGGATTTTTGCTAGATCACCCAAGAAGATGTTTCACCCTTCTCTTCCCATCAATCCCTACTTGGTGGTTATTTGTTattttggttttgttgaatGCTGTGGACTTGATACTTTTCGTGATACTCGATTTGGGTTCTGAATTTCTTAAGTCTACACCTAAGGGTCTCAGAGTGTTGGACGGTTTGTTTCAAGCGTTCAGCACAAGAACTGCAGGGTTCAGCTGTATCGATTTGTCTCAAGTGCACCCAGCTGTTCAGGTTAGTTACATGATCATGATGTACATTTCTGTTCTTCCATTGGCCATTTCGATCAGACGTACAAACGTCTATGAAGAGCAGTCGTTGGGCATATATGtgaaagcaaaagaggaagcagaTGATCCAGAAGCGACACCTAGGAACTTCATTGGCACACATTTGAGAAACCAATTGTCTTTTGACTTATGGttcatcttcttgggtTTATTTATAATTTGCATCGCCGAAGGAGGCAAGCTTCAGTCGAATGATCTCCGATTTTCAGTGTTtgccattctttttgaagtcaTAAGTGCTTATGGTACGGTTGGTTTGTCATTGGGATACCCCAACGTGAACCAATCGCTCACTTACAAGTTTACTACTTTATCAAAGTTGGTTATCATCGGTATGATGATTAGAGGACGTCACAGAGGTTTGCCATACTCACTTGATAGGGCCATCATGTTGCCTGATAAGCATATGCGTCGCAGAGATCAAGTGCAAGAGCACCATGCAATTCAGCGCGCGACAACGTTAGAATCAGTTCCAACGAGGGACACTATCCGTGAGGAAGGTGTTTCAGGAGCAGTTCGCGGACTTACAAGAGTAATTACGCGGACGGCAGCCTCGTATCGCAGAAACTCCTTATGGCCTGCTCCAACACGTTTGGAAACGGAAGAGAACGAGCTACAAGGTAATTCTCGCGAGAGAGGCGCTTGA
- the IMP4 gene encoding snoRNA-binding rRNA-processing protein IMP4 yields the protein MIRRQARERREYLYKKSLELQETAQLEKRQKLKAALASGKPLSKELSEDTELHKNFRYDESEQVDIDDEYSAMSGINDPKIIVTTSRNPSAKLLQFSKEIKLMFPNSMKLNRGTYVIPDLVKSCSRAAINDLIVLHEHRGVPTSLTVSHFPHGPSAIFTLHNVKLRHDLPNIGNISEVYPHLIFENFSTALGQRVVKILKHLFPPGAKKDSSRVISFINNEDFISVRHHVYVKTRDGVELSEVGPRFEMRLHELRLGLLDNKDADVEWKTRRFVRTANRKNYLAD from the coding sequence ATGATTAGAAGACAAGccagagagagaagagaataTTTATACAAAAAGTCGTTGGAACTTCAGGAGACCGCTCAACTAGAAAAGAGACAGAAATTAAAAGCAGCATTAGCCTCAGGTAAACCTCTTTCAAAGGAGTTGAGCGAAGACACCGAGCTCCACAAGAACTTCAGATACGATGAAAGCGAACAAGTCGATATCGACGATGAGTATCTGGCTATGAGTGGCATCAACGATCCAAAGATCATCGTAACGACATCGAGAAATCCATCAGCTAAGTTGCTACAGTTCTCTAAAGAGATCAAGCTAATGTTTCCAAACTCCATGAAATTGAATAGAGGTACCTACGTCATTCCAGATCTTGTGAAACTGTGCTCGAGAGCTGCTatcaacgacttgattGTGCTTCATGAACACAGAGGTGTTCCCACCTCACTCACAGTATCGCATTTTCCCCATGGGCCTTCCGCTATCTTCACTTTGCACAATGTTAAATTGAGACATGACTTGCCTAACATCGGCAACATCTCTGAAGTGTATCCTCATCTCATATTTGAAAACTTTTCAACAGCTCTTGGGCAGCGTGTGGTGAAAATTCTTAAGCATCTTTTTCCACCAGGGGCCAAGAAGGACAGCTCAAGAGTGatctctttcatcaataaTGAAGATTTCATCAGTGTCAGACACCATGTTTATGTCAAAACTAGGGACGGAGTTGAACTTAGTGAGGTTGGCCCGAGGTTTGAAATGAGACTCCATGAACTCAGACTTGGGCTTCTCGACAATAAAGACGCTGATGTGGAGTGGAAGACCAGACGCTTTGTCAGAACTGCTAATAGAAAAAACTATTTGGCTGATTAA